The following coding sequences lie in one Xiphophorus maculatus strain JP 163 A chromosome 4, X_maculatus-5.0-male, whole genome shotgun sequence genomic window:
- the slc39a13 gene encoding zinc transporter ZIP13, protein MKGGSCLRPSWAVAALFVPAALLMLTSRGASSSQKMTQSSMAHATATAAGPGPSLADDLPGLQAVADFLTSEHTHVWLLSLVGSVAVGLSGVFPLLVIPIEAGAALKTEAGCQKLKQLLSFAIGGLLGDVFLHLLPEAWALSGPPASKHNHYMTQGLWVLIGLFAFHLLEKMFPDQDGLEDAPSNSDLNFNLSSSSAFAVKAEASLRNGHHAESWKSSKLQSLQDSSEKIKTSGYLNLLANCIDNFTHGLAVAGSFSVSKKVGFLTTFAILLHEIPHEVGDFAILLRAGFDRWSAARMQLSTALVGVLGACFALCAQSPKSEENSSGWILPFTAGGFLYIALVNVVPDLLQESSLRHSLLQILLLFCGVGTIALLSAIVE, encoded by the exons ATGAAAGGTGGAAGCTGTTTAAGGCCCAGCTGGGCTGTCGCTGCTCTGTTTGTCcctgctgctctgctgatgCTCACCTCCAGGGGAGCATCAAGCAGCCAGAAGATGACACAATCCTCTATGGCTCATGCGACGGCTACAGCTGCGGGACCGGGTCCCAGTCTGGCAGATGACCTCCCTGGCCTGCAGGCGGTCGCAGACTTTTTAACCAGTGAACACACGCATGTATGGCTCCTGTCCCTGGTGGGGTCAGTCGCTGTGGGCCTCAGCGGGGTTTTCCCTCTGCTTGTTATTCCTATTGAAGCAGGAGCTGCCCTCAAAACTGAAG CTGGATGCCAGAAGCTGAAGCAACTCTTGAGCTTTGCTATTGGTGGTCTCCTTGGTGACGTGTTTCTTCACCTCCTTCCTGAAGCGTGGGCGCTCTCTGGCCCTCCAG CTAGCAAACACAACCACTACATGACCCAAGGCTTGTGGGTACTCATTGGTCTGTTTGCCTTCCACCTCctggagaaaatgtttccagatcAAGACGGCCTCGAGGATGCCCCCTCAAATTCAGACCTGAATTTTAACCTGTCT tCAAGTTCAGCTTTCGCCGTCAAAGCGGAGGCATCACTCAGAAACGGACACCATGCTGAGTCATGGAAATCCTCCAAGCTACAGAGTCTGCAAGACAGCTCAGAGAAAATTAAG ACAAGTGGATACCTAAACCTTCTGGCCAACTGCATTGATAACTTCACCCATGGACTGGCAGTAGCTGGAAGCTTCTCAGTGAGCAAGAAG GTTGGATTCCTCACCACATTTGCTATCCTGCTTCACGAAATCCCTCACGAA GTGGGAGACTTTGCCATTCTGCTGCGAGCCGGGTTCGACCGCTGGAGCGCCGCCCGGATGCAGCTATCTACAGCTCTGGTTGGGGTCTTAGGAGCTTGTTTTGCCCTCTGTGCTCAGTCGCCCAAAAGTGAAG aaaactCCTCTGGCTGGATTCTGCCTTTCACTGCGGGGGGTTTCCTCTACATTGCCTTGGTTAATGTTGTGCCTGACCTGCTGCAGGAGTCCAGTTTAAG acattCCTTGTTACAAATACTGCTCCTCTTCTGTGGGGTTGGTACCATCGCTTTGCTCTCAGCCATTGTCG